Proteins from a genomic interval of Lolium perenne isolate Kyuss_39 chromosome 1, Kyuss_2.0, whole genome shotgun sequence:
- the LOC127314329 gene encoding uncharacterized protein — MAAKGWGKSKVTRESLLPYVASGVIPEFNRERWRVPPANETEPLPRPGEFVIFMSFLDRGFALPTSDFLRQLLAFYSIKVSDLGPHSVQQISLFVALCECYLGCPPYFPLWVSIFHGRATRASKNSEALIPNGGITFQVKSGESFIDMALPKKAQSLWRRFWFYAKEYTPPGEVCIPQYSPEPSVPRRLNVRSLPREQEKVVKDMRQAIQALKDDGLTAVDMYNCWLGRRLIPLRCRAHPMWEYRGQNDRTRSTATEWDEGEYRKALAKITTATFTSFEDGLQPYTEDTPAPQRWQKIADHLPPLAGKEPPEMTEGEEEEVDEEEERTESESEARDFIRLPRGSKRGAESSSQGAAEEEATSRPEDKAEPSKEGAEPLSKRLRPTLLEGSMRLQRPLKDAIDAGARAGPGVRAIPTVK, encoded by the exons ATGGCGGCGAAGGGTTGGGGCAAGTCGAAGGTCACgcgggagtctctcctcccgtacgtcgcctccgggGTCATCCCGGAGTTTAACCGAGAGCGATGGCGggttccgccggcgaacgagacggagcccctcccacggcccggggagttcgtgatcttcatgagcttcctcgatcgcgggttcgctctccccacctccgatttcctccggcagttgctggccttctacagcatcaaggtttccgacctcgggccgcacagcgtccagcagatttctctgttcgtggcgctgtgcgaatgctacttgggctgtccgccctacttcccgctgtgggtgtccatcttccatgggcgggcgactcgggccagcaagaacagcgaagcactcatcccaaacggggggatcaccttccaggtgaagtccggggaaagcttcatcgacatggcgctccccaagaaggcgcagtcgctgtggcgtcgtttctggttctacgccaaggagtacactcccccgggcgaggtatgcattccccaatacagtcccgagccgagcgtcccgcggcgcctcaatgtccggtcgctgccgcgcgagcaggagaaggtggtgaaggatatgcgccaagcgatccaggcgctaaaagatgacggcctgacggcggtcgacatgtacaactgttggcttggccggcggctgatccccctgcggtgccgagctcaccccatgtgggagtaccggggacagaatgaccgcacccggtcgacggcgaccgagtgggacgagggcgagtaccggaaggcgcttGCCAAGATCACTACTGCCACCTTCACTTCCTTCGAAGACGGCTTGCAGCCCTACACCGAAGACACCCCAGCGCCTCAG CGTTGGCAGAAGATCGCGGaccacctccctcctctcgccgggaaggaaccaccggagatgaccgagggcgaggaggaagaggtcgacgaggaggaggagcgcaccgagtcggagtcggaggcgcgggacttcatcagactcccgcgcgggtcgaagaggggtgccgagtcctcgtcccagggcgcggctgaagaggaggcgacctctcgcccggaggacaaggcggagccctccaaggaaggggctgagccgctatcgaagcgactgcgccccactctcctggaagggtccatgaggcttcagcgtcctttgaaggacgcgatcgatgcgggagctcgggctggtccgggcgtaagagcgattcccacggtgaagtaa
- the LOC127305974 gene encoding uncharacterized protein, giving the protein MARGGMASAATGPDVTPPVVEEESTDVGSTEGQKAPEVEEDIVEEGGLSEPLKECRSKAARDRAPPSDADTRTGEVPSTEAVMRADGATESRHPPPSSLTFTELHTALGEAHVAEIKRLTALVEEAAQKNRKLIALGTEAQAKALAEAREGFVKESFYREAEFRAQQAEEARKRAKAEVAELTKVLEQKGRELEDVIAEYKVKLEAATDARDSARGAAASLREEVAALKQQHAKELAAEKEASEGIVLAVQAEKTNFEAFVREMSRQILGTCDFVETATPRECLSTATARIIACAGEILAALQYLSPREVIPRDTPSVFKAVSNIPAVVDWLRRSSCRVGITMALSMVLAHYSEGFDVEEVTAGFPSDRRVRCCRSAAADGCGKPTMAAGLADSHLQHQHDIVDGGMHGSTALDGEVDDGSEARGQRLVLHLHNLLDGGIPAYANARRGRHIKRHRQQWSQPNQRLLPFAGRAKLDLCFSLSGDH; this is encoded by the exons ATGGCTCGCGGGGGCATGGCGAGTGCAGCGACGGGTCCAGACGTTACTCCgcccgtggtggaggaggagtcgactgacgttggatcgaccgaggggcagaaggcacccgaggttgaagaggacatcgtcgaggagggcggTCTGTCAGAGCCACTGAAAGAGTGCCggtccaaggccgccagggaccGAGCCCCGCCCAGTGACGCCGACACGCGGACGGGCGAAGTTCCATCGACTGAGGCGGTGATGCGAGCGGACGGGGCGACCGAGTCGCGTCATCCGCCGCCGTCTTCATTGACCTTCaccgagctccacacggcgcttggcgaggcgcatgtg GCGGAGATTAAGCGGCTGACCGCgcttgtggaggaggcggcgcagaagaaccggaagctgatTGCCCTGGGCA cagaggcgcaggcaaaggctcttgccgaggctcgggaagggttcgtcaaggagtccttctaccgtgaagccgagttccgggcgcagcaggccgaagaggcccggaaaagggcaaaagcggaggtggcggaattgacgaaggtcctggagcagaagggccgggagctggaggacgtcatcgccgaatacaaggtgaagctggaggccgcgactGACGCGCGGGACTCTGCTcgtggggctgccgcgtctctgcgggaggaggtggcggccttaaagcagcagcacgccaaagaacttgctgcggagaaggaggcgtccgagggcatcgtcctggcggtgcaggccgagaagaccaacttcgaggcgTTCGTCAGagagatgtcgcggcagattcTTG gtacgtgcgacttcgtggagacggcgactccgcgggaatgcctgtcgaccgcgaccgcgcgtatcatcgcctgcgcgggggagatactcgccgcgctccagtacctaagcccgcgggaggtgattccgcgggacacgccatccgtcttcaaggcggtgtccaacattccggctgttgttgactggcttcgccgctcttcctgccgcgttggcattaccatggctctgagtatggtgctggcgcattactctgaagggttcgacgtggaggaggtcaccgctggcttcccctcggatcggcgagttcgatgttgccgaagtgctgcggctgatggatgcg GCAAGCCAACGATGGCAGCGGGTCTAGCGGATAGTCATCTCCAACACCAGCACGACATCGTGGACGGTGGCATGCATGGTAGCACCGCGCTGGACGGGGAAGTCGATGATGGTAGCGAGGCCAGGGGCCAACGTCTCGTTCTGCACCTACACAACCTCCTCGATGGCGGCATACCAGCCTATGCTAATGCTCGGCGAGGAAGACACATAAAGCGGCACCGCCAGCAGTGGAGTCAGCCTAATCAGAGGTTGCTGCCGTTCGCCGGTAGGGCGAAGCTCGACCTTTGTTTCAGCCTCTCTGGCGACCACTGA